A portion of the Streptomyces platensis genome contains these proteins:
- a CDS encoding aminoglycoside phosphotransferase family protein: MTDSESEITADLVHNLLREQHPDLAGLAIREVAGGWDNQQWRLGDELAVRMPRSERAPDLQRKECRWLPVLAPRLPLPVPNPVRIGEPSARFPKPWTIMTWVPGEPLDFTSISRSDHAADTLAGFLTALHVEAPADAPISSDRGAHPKKYTDGFDHFLQSVAPDGIADEVRAVWDDAVAAPEWDGPPVWVHGDLHPANVVVSDGTLSGVIDFGDMCAGDPAWDLAAAWVILPAGGAARFFDVYARADEATIRRARGLAALKSLFLMLMGQNGDRGLPGGKPTWGPAGRAALDRVLHDEGFE, from the coding sequence ATGACCGACTCCGAGAGCGAGATCACCGCAGACCTGGTCCATAACCTGCTGCGGGAGCAGCATCCGGACCTTGCAGGGCTGGCCATCCGTGAAGTAGCGGGCGGTTGGGACAACCAGCAGTGGCGTCTTGGGGACGAGTTGGCTGTGCGCATGCCGCGTTCAGAACGTGCCCCGGACCTCCAGCGCAAGGAGTGCCGGTGGCTGCCCGTCCTGGCCCCGCGCCTGCCGCTCCCGGTCCCGAACCCTGTACGGATCGGTGAACCGTCCGCGCGCTTCCCCAAGCCCTGGACCATCATGACGTGGGTTCCCGGCGAACCACTGGACTTCACCTCGATCAGCCGCAGTGACCACGCGGCCGATACCCTGGCGGGCTTCCTTACCGCGCTCCACGTGGAGGCGCCCGCTGACGCGCCGATCAGTTCGGACCGCGGCGCCCACCCCAAAAAGTACACGGACGGCTTCGACCACTTCCTTCAATCCGTTGCACCCGACGGCATCGCCGACGAGGTCCGGGCCGTCTGGGATGACGCCGTTGCGGCCCCCGAGTGGGACGGCCCGCCGGTATGGGTGCACGGTGACCTTCATCCCGCCAACGTCGTCGTCTCGGACGGGACACTCTCGGGCGTGATCGACTTCGGTGACATGTGCGCCGGCGATCCCGCGTGGGACCTCGCGGCCGCGTGGGTGATCCTTCCCGCCGGCGGCGCCGCACGGTTCTTCGACGTGTACGCGCGTGCGGACGAGGCGACGATCCGGCGCGCCCGCGGGCTGGCTGCGCTGAAAAGCCTGTTCCTCATGCTGATGGGCCAGAACGGAGACCGGGGCCTTCCTGGCGGCAAGCCGACATGGGGACCCGCGGGCCGGGCAGCGCTTGATCGTGTTCTGCACGACGAAGGCTTCGAATGA
- a CDS encoding SDR family NAD(P)-dependent oxidoreductase — MPVPAQMSHGGPQPGRLRDRVALVTGGASGIGDSCARRLAADGAVVVVADLDEDGATRVARQITADGGTALARRIDVTDPDSVTRVVTEAATLRDGLRIAVNSAGINGPLSPLAELPPADFDTVMRVNLYGVFHAMRCQLPAMATTGGVIVNLASIAAHATFRGHAAYTAAKQGVLALTRTAAREYADQGIRVVSVSPGVVDTPMVTSLPPGATDRLLTAVPLRRTAQPAEVAALIAFLVSDDASYVTGSDHVVDGGYLAK; from the coding sequence ATGCCAGTGCCCGCACAGATGTCACACGGCGGACCGCAGCCCGGCCGGCTGCGGGACCGGGTCGCCCTGGTGACCGGTGGCGCTTCCGGGATCGGCGACTCGTGTGCCCGGCGGCTGGCCGCGGACGGTGCTGTGGTGGTGGTCGCGGACCTCGACGAGGACGGGGCGACCCGTGTGGCCCGGCAGATCACCGCGGACGGTGGCACCGCCCTGGCCCGCCGCATCGATGTCACCGACCCTGACAGCGTCACCCGCGTCGTCACGGAAGCCGCCACCTTGCGCGACGGCCTGCGGATCGCGGTCAACAGCGCCGGGATCAACGGGCCCCTGAGCCCACTGGCCGAACTCCCGCCCGCCGACTTCGACACCGTCATGAGGGTGAACCTGTACGGCGTCTTCCACGCGATGCGCTGCCAGCTCCCCGCGATGGCCACCACGGGCGGCGTCATCGTCAACCTCGCCTCCATCGCCGCACATGCGACCTTCCGAGGGCACGCCGCCTACACCGCCGCCAAGCAGGGCGTCCTCGCCCTGACCCGGACCGCGGCGCGCGAATACGCCGACCAGGGCATCCGGGTCGTGTCGGTGTCACCAGGCGTCGTCGACACCCCCATGGTCACCTCGCTGCCGCCCGGAGCCACCGACCGTCTCCTCACCGCCGTCCCCCTGAGGCGCACCGCGCAGCCGGCCGAAGTCGCCGCACTCATCGCGTTCCTGGTGTCCGACGACGCCTCGTACGTGACGGGCAGCGACCATGTGGTCGACGGTGGTTACCTGGCCAAGTAG
- a CDS encoding carbohydrate ABC transporter permease, protein MTAARAARGRPATVRGGRSRSAVATWAKSAFGVAVVAIMLFPLYWMVNASFQTNQQLARPSPHWLPLGGTLTGYRDALSQQGGHLLASLIIATGATVLTLTLAAPAAYALAQLRSPGGRTLLSVLLVVQLVPGIVMANALYQIFASVQILNSALALILADATLAVPFAVLILRAFMTAIPRSLLEAAALDGAGAVRTFWRIVLPISRNALITAGLFAFLFAWGDFLFATTLNLNTTTWKPITLGLYDYIGGGTNITTWDSVMATAVISSLPAALLLTIAQRHIAAGVINEAVTD, encoded by the coding sequence ATGACCGCCGCCCGCGCTGCCCGGGGCCGGCCCGCCACGGTCCGTGGCGGACGGAGCCGTTCGGCCGTCGCCACCTGGGCGAAATCCGCGTTCGGTGTCGCCGTCGTCGCCATCATGCTGTTCCCGCTGTACTGGATGGTGAACGCATCCTTCCAGACCAATCAGCAGTTGGCCCGGCCGTCACCGCACTGGCTGCCCCTCGGCGGCACGCTCACCGGCTACCGGGACGCGCTGTCCCAGCAAGGGGGCCATCTACTGGCATCCCTGATCATCGCCACGGGCGCCACGGTCCTGACGCTGACCCTGGCTGCGCCGGCGGCCTACGCGCTGGCGCAGCTGCGCTCCCCGGGCGGCAGGACGCTCCTGAGCGTGCTGCTGGTCGTCCAACTCGTGCCCGGCATCGTCATGGCCAACGCGCTGTACCAAATCTTCGCCTCGGTCCAGATCCTCAACTCGGCCCTGGCGTTGATCCTGGCCGACGCCACGCTTGCCGTCCCCTTTGCCGTACTCATCCTGCGGGCCTTTATGACGGCCATCCCCCGATCTCTGCTGGAGGCAGCGGCGTTGGACGGTGCGGGTGCGGTACGCACCTTTTGGCGGATCGTGCTCCCCATATCCCGCAACGCGCTGATCACAGCAGGCCTTTTCGCGTTCCTCTTCGCATGGGGTGACTTCCTGTTCGCCACCACGCTCAATCTCAACACCACCACGTGGAAGCCGATCACGCTGGGTCTGTACGACTACATCGGTGGCGGCACCAACATCACCACCTGGGACTCGGTGATGGCCACCGCCGTCATCTCTTCCCTGCCCGCCGCGCTGCTTCTGACCATTGCCCAGCGGCATATCGCCGCCGGAGTCATCAATGAAGCGGTCACGGACTGA
- a CDS encoding sugar ABC transporter substrate-binding protein, which produces MRTSVKCRRTRPVGAFTATVTAAGLLLTSCGGDSSPPRPAKGSGKITLTEMDYYISEPGRSALTKQLTRCGKLAGVVIKRQIVPDLRTKVLQLANSRALPDLILLDNPDLQQLAATGALVDLGAAGVKTDGLYPNIVAAGKYRGKQYGVAPGVNQLALYYNTSMLAKAGVKPPATWDELRIAAKKLTQGDKVHGIGFAVPASEEGSFQFESFFFSAGASLKKLDSPEAVSALRLLKDLVSSGSAPKDVLSWNQMNVGEQFTNGSLAMMINGPWELPLLRKAGMKDFGIVPVPAPAGRTSSGALGGEVWAAGSSGDKSRKAVEVIKCMVSKGNSLEWAKLTNYVPSDPKVTAEFSAAVPTMKTFVETIGSAKSRTAEVGPDYPKYSQALWTAVQAALSGSKSPSAALADAQKQATQ; this is translated from the coding sequence ATGCGCACCTCCGTTAAATGCCGTCGCACCCGGCCAGTCGGGGCTTTCACGGCGACGGTCACCGCAGCTGGCCTGCTGCTGACTTCCTGCGGTGGCGACAGCTCGCCGCCCAGGCCTGCAAAAGGCAGCGGCAAGATCACCCTGACCGAAATGGACTATTATATTTCGGAACCCGGGCGGAGTGCGCTGACCAAGCAGCTCACCCGGTGCGGCAAGCTGGCGGGGGTTGTCATCAAGCGGCAGATTGTGCCGGACCTGCGCACAAAAGTGCTCCAGTTGGCGAACAGTCGGGCGCTACCGGACCTGATTCTCCTGGATAATCCTGACCTCCAGCAGCTCGCCGCCACGGGAGCGCTTGTCGACCTCGGCGCGGCCGGTGTGAAGACCGACGGACTGTATCCGAACATCGTCGCCGCGGGTAAATACCGGGGTAAGCAGTACGGTGTGGCGCCCGGTGTGAACCAGTTGGCGCTCTACTACAACACCTCGATGCTTGCGAAGGCGGGCGTCAAGCCGCCTGCGACGTGGGATGAGTTGCGCATCGCGGCCAAGAAGCTGACTCAGGGCGACAAGGTGCACGGAATCGGCTTTGCCGTGCCGGCCAGCGAAGAAGGCAGTTTCCAGTTCGAGTCCTTCTTCTTCAGCGCCGGGGCTTCCCTGAAGAAGCTCGATTCGCCGGAGGCCGTGTCGGCGCTGCGCCTCCTGAAGGACCTGGTCTCGTCCGGTTCGGCACCCAAGGACGTGCTCAGCTGGAATCAGATGAATGTCGGGGAGCAATTCACCAACGGTTCGCTGGCTATGATGATCAATGGCCCCTGGGAGCTTCCCCTGCTACGAAAGGCAGGCATGAAGGATTTCGGCATCGTGCCGGTACCCGCCCCTGCCGGGAGAACCTCCTCCGGTGCGCTCGGCGGTGAGGTGTGGGCGGCCGGCAGCAGTGGGGACAAGTCTCGCAAGGCGGTCGAGGTCATCAAGTGCATGGTGTCGAAGGGAAACAGTCTGGAGTGGGCCAAGCTCACCAATTACGTGCCGTCCGACCCGAAGGTGACCGCGGAATTCAGTGCCGCTGTTCCCACGATGAAGACCTTCGTGGAGACCATCGGAAGCGCCAAGAGCCGCACGGCGGAAGTCGGGCCGGATTATCCGAAGTACTCGCAGGCGCTGTGGACCGCGGTGCAGGCAGCATTGTCAGGGAGTAAGTCGCCCAGCGCGGCGCTGGCCGACGCACAGAAGCAGGCGACGCAATGA
- a CDS encoding carbohydrate ABC transporter permease, protein MVPEVPKNSAAVVGGRRPPPDRSVAPAARNRRLGIGFIVPVVVFVAVFYLYPLARNVVLSFQDYDINSLYSGNAPFIGLGNYRRLLSTPAFATAVVNTVVFVAGSLFFQFTIGLGLAEFFHRSFPLSPLLRSLLLIPWLLPLVVSGTLFRWLLDTSNGVVNQILLTLHLVQDPVPWLNTPHTAMAAVLICNIWIGVPFNMVILHSGMQAIPAELYEAASLDGAGRWQQFRYVTLPQIGPVVGIVVTLGLIYTLKVFDVIWVMTKGGPANATHTITTYAYQLSFGGLSEFGLGAAAGDLLIVVAAVFALLYLRALRADPGARA, encoded by the coding sequence GTGGTTCCGGAAGTGCCCAAGAACTCGGCGGCGGTCGTCGGCGGCAGAAGGCCGCCGCCGGACCGCTCCGTGGCTCCGGCGGCTCGCAACAGACGGCTCGGGATCGGGTTCATCGTGCCGGTCGTCGTGTTCGTCGCGGTCTTCTACCTCTACCCTCTGGCCCGCAATGTGGTGCTGTCCTTCCAGGACTACGACATCAATTCCCTTTACAGCGGCAACGCCCCGTTCATCGGCCTCGGCAACTACCGCCGGCTGCTGAGCACTCCCGCCTTTGCCACTGCCGTCGTCAACACCGTGGTTTTTGTTGCGGGATCGCTCTTCTTCCAGTTCACGATCGGCCTGGGGCTCGCGGAGTTCTTTCACCGCTCGTTCCCGCTCAGCCCGCTGTTGCGGTCGCTCCTGCTGATCCCCTGGCTCTTGCCCCTGGTCGTCTCCGGCACGCTGTTCCGGTGGCTGCTCGACACCAGCAACGGCGTCGTCAATCAAATCCTGCTCACCCTCCATCTGGTCCAGGACCCGGTGCCGTGGCTCAACACCCCCCACACCGCGATGGCGGCAGTGCTGATCTGCAACATCTGGATCGGTGTGCCGTTCAACATGGTGATCCTCCACAGCGGAATGCAGGCCATCCCGGCGGAGCTGTATGAAGCGGCTTCCCTGGACGGCGCCGGCCGCTGGCAGCAGTTCCGCTATGTCACCCTGCCCCAGATCGGCCCCGTGGTCGGCATCGTCGTGACGCTCGGCCTGATCTACACGCTCAAGGTCTTCGACGTGATCTGGGTGATGACCAAGGGTGGCCCGGCAAACGCCACCCACACGATCACCACCTACGCCTACCAGCTGTCCTTCGGCGGACTGTCGGAGTTCGGGCTCGGCGCAGCCGCGGGTGATCTGCTCATCGTCGTGGCCGCCGTCTTCGCCCTGCTGTACCTGCGCGCGCTGCGCGCTGATCCTGGAGCCCGTGCATGA
- a CDS encoding prenyltransferase/squalene oxidase repeat-containing protein, with the protein MSRALALATRHTLSTQRDNGSWLATPAPRITETALCTLALARSPHPGAVRAAERGRAWLAHGAAPQNHHPVAHAVETALLSLALDTGGPIDVSHPSFADRALSARARLLQAIALYTGRATSGGTGPAALRTQLATAVAAQGRLKRWTQVELWSAHALVEAHFGDRISARHAARMVAEQQSLSGDFFANPVTTALAGLALQAAAPGTAAARRCAEYLLTSQLPDGTWRFSTSDVWDTALTMRAFHGAAAFDRHGLPSAVAFLVAAQNPDGGWPYRLGVESDNDTTAAVLIALGGASGAPETTLRAGLRHLARQQTADGLWRTWQSAGDPPVDDVVAHVVTALDRHSDRHRVQLAAARGWLTERLREQGCWHPGWYRGLPYATAEVLPALAAAVPEGGHPAARTLAACRNPDGGWPVEATGPSAPAATGLALTALEHGGLLHEEHWAPGLGYLVENQRDDGTWPGVPLMYGPRPLLTHYPTHTQAFAVGGLLAGQRRLHHAAGPTASAHRED; encoded by the coding sequence GTGAGCCGTGCGCTTGCCCTGGCCACCCGGCATACGCTCTCCACCCAGCGGGACAACGGCTCATGGCTGGCCACCCCCGCCCCTCGCATCACGGAGACCGCACTGTGCACGCTGGCCCTGGCACGCTCTCCGCACCCCGGCGCCGTCCGAGCCGCCGAGCGGGGCCGGGCCTGGCTCGCCCACGGCGCCGCCCCGCAGAACCACCATCCGGTGGCCCATGCCGTGGAGACCGCACTGCTGTCCCTGGCCCTGGACACCGGCGGCCCCATCGACGTGAGCCACCCCTCCTTCGCGGACCGGGCGCTGTCGGCCCGCGCCCGGCTCCTCCAGGCCATCGCCCTCTACACCGGCCGAGCGACCAGCGGCGGTACCGGTCCCGCCGCGCTGCGCACCCAGCTGGCCACCGCGGTCGCGGCCCAGGGGCGGCTCAAACGCTGGACCCAGGTGGAACTCTGGTCCGCGCACGCCCTGGTGGAGGCCCACTTCGGCGACCGGATATCCGCCCGGCACGCCGCCCGTATGGTCGCCGAACAGCAATCCCTGTCGGGTGACTTCTTCGCCAATCCGGTCACCACCGCTCTCGCGGGACTCGCGCTCCAGGCCGCCGCCCCCGGCACGGCTGCCGCCCGCCGCTGTGCGGAGTACCTTCTCACCAGCCAACTCCCCGACGGAACCTGGCGCTTTTCCACCAGCGACGTCTGGGACACCGCGCTGACCATGCGTGCCTTTCACGGCGCGGCGGCCTTCGACCGCCACGGGCTGCCGTCCGCCGTCGCGTTCCTGGTCGCGGCACAGAACCCGGACGGCGGCTGGCCGTACCGCCTGGGTGTCGAGTCCGACAACGACACCACCGCGGCCGTCCTGATCGCTCTGGGCGGCGCGAGCGGCGCGCCCGAAACGACGCTCCGGGCCGGGCTGCGTCACCTGGCCCGGCAGCAGACGGCCGACGGTCTCTGGCGGACCTGGCAGTCCGCCGGGGACCCTCCGGTGGACGACGTGGTGGCCCATGTCGTCACCGCACTGGACCGCCACTCCGACCGCCATCGCGTGCAACTGGCCGCGGCGCGTGGCTGGCTCACCGAGCGCCTCCGCGAGCAGGGATGCTGGCACCCCGGGTGGTACCGGGGACTGCCGTACGCCACCGCCGAGGTCCTTCCCGCCCTCGCTGCGGCCGTACCTGAGGGAGGCCACCCCGCCGCCCGGACGCTGGCCGCATGCCGTAACCCCGATGGTGGCTGGCCCGTCGAAGCGACCGGCCCGAGCGCTCCCGCCGCAACGGGACTGGCGCTCACGGCCCTGGAACACGGCGGTCTGCTCCACGAGGAACACTGGGCGCCGGGACTCGGCTACCTCGTGGAGAACCAGCGCGACGACGGCACCTGGCCGGGCGTACCTCTGATGTACGGCCCGCGACCGCTCCTCACGCACTACCCCACCCACACCCAGGCGTTTGCCGTCGGCGGCCTCCTTGCCGGGCAGCGCCGCCTCCACCACGCGGCGGGACCCACCGCCTCCGCTCACAGGGAGGACTGA
- a CDS encoding cytochrome P450, translated as MWPGTTRTGRSRSGARLTGGPGDTVADAPTGAPVAPGRVPLAGHAPWIHRDALRFVRELRRHGPVTRIYIGPRQVHTVNSPEIVRELLTVQARAFDKGAMFDALREPLGDGLITAAGDRHLHHRRLMQPAFHHERIAGYARIMSERSLARAAVWEPGTTLDLVPEIHRLTLDILLRTLFADPQDPELRTAVRDWLSVKYHAMRLALSPLHAWAERLPLPVGWRPPQPGPLRRLVAVQHRIVETYRADGRDRGDLLSMLLATGGPDGSLTDAEVTDELITLFLAGTGTVSASLAWALYEISRRPDVQRRIHDELDTVLAGRPPGIEDLPALVHTRRVLTEVLRLHPPSWLLMRRAVRPVTLGGVSLSPGAEVFFSPYALHHDPQLYENPDDFEPERWSHADAAKSSRHTYLPFGAGSRLCIGEDFAWTELMLALVAFTAHRRLTPAGSTPVRALVGTVLRPDRLPLTAHARPS; from the coding sequence ATGTGGCCGGGAACGACAAGGACCGGCAGGAGCAGAAGCGGTGCACGGCTCACCGGCGGCCCGGGAGACACCGTCGCCGATGCCCCCACCGGAGCCCCCGTCGCCCCCGGCCGCGTGCCGCTGGCCGGGCACGCCCCCTGGATCCACCGTGATGCGCTGCGCTTCGTCCGGGAGCTGCGGCGCCACGGGCCGGTGACGAGGATCTACATCGGCCCACGGCAGGTACACACCGTCAACTCGCCCGAGATCGTCCGGGAGTTGCTGACCGTGCAGGCGCGCGCCTTCGACAAGGGCGCGATGTTCGACGCCCTGCGCGAGCCGCTCGGCGACGGGCTGATCACCGCCGCCGGCGACCGCCACCTCCACCACCGCCGGCTGATGCAACCCGCCTTCCACCACGAACGGATCGCCGGCTACGCCCGCATCATGTCCGAAAGGTCGCTGGCACGGGCCGCTGTCTGGGAGCCCGGTACCACTCTCGACCTGGTACCGGAGATCCACCGCCTGACGCTCGACATCCTGCTGCGCACCCTCTTCGCGGATCCCCAGGACCCTGAACTGCGCACCGCCGTCCGGGACTGGCTGTCCGTCAAGTACCACGCGATGCGCCTTGCCCTCTCACCGCTGCACGCCTGGGCGGAACGTCTCCCGCTGCCGGTCGGCTGGCGGCCGCCGCAGCCCGGCCCGCTGCGCCGGCTGGTGGCCGTCCAGCACCGCATCGTCGAGACCTACCGCGCCGATGGCCGGGACCGCGGCGATCTGCTCTCGATGCTCCTGGCCACGGGCGGCCCGGACGGTTCCCTGACCGACGCCGAAGTGACCGACGAACTGATCACCCTGTTCCTGGCCGGTACCGGCACCGTCAGTGCGTCCCTGGCCTGGGCGCTGTACGAGATCTCCCGCCGGCCCGACGTGCAGCGGCGGATCCACGACGAACTCGACACCGTCCTCGCCGGACGGCCTCCCGGCATCGAGGATCTTCCCGCACTGGTCCACACACGAAGGGTGCTGACCGAAGTGCTGCGGCTGCATCCACCGTCGTGGCTGCTGATGCGCCGTGCGGTGCGGCCGGTCACCCTCGGCGGCGTGTCGCTCTCCCCCGGCGCCGAGGTGTTCTTCAGCCCGTACGCCCTGCACCACGATCCGCAGCTGTACGAGAACCCGGACGACTTCGAGCCTGAGCGCTGGTCGCACGCCGACGCCGCAAAGTCTTCGCGTCACACCTATCTGCCCTTCGGGGCCGGCAGCCGACTGTGCATCGGGGAAGACTTCGCCTGGACCGAACTGATGCTGGCACTGGTCGCGTTCACCGCTCACCGGCGCCTGACACCTGCCGGCTCCACCCCCGTGCGGGCGCTGGTCGGCACCGTCCTGCGCCCGGACCGGCTGCCGCTCACGGCGCATGCCCGCCCGTCCTGA
- a CDS encoding DUF4334 domain-containing protein, whose product MNTARPLGHPPREIVSIAETCSAALQSMPRLEIWLKELGLPVDPALVPLMCLQTAFFTPWLPPETCYRMARLTVWLMAIDNVLDAPDAPDAATCGPDGTPTRVRAWHRVLAGHDNDGDSDGDRAGVSDDPIARALAEIARDLDREGRPELTAVWRKSMHQTLIGMQWEREAARTAAAGGGVTGLTDYLRHGAWTIGVEQQVTALWALMDEPGLSRRLPLLLDALRQAATAIRLLNDLRGHQREQSEGKSDALAFGLTEQEVYRRAEAGLENCRRALAPLTAAGYGSAVALERVALWHARMYHHFDPVRPGQEVTAPLPGGSGSAAPVRHSPFVPQPREAPAMSIEQEVLDVIASGGQCDNAKLTELFDRLEPVDTDLLIGTWQGGAFEHTSENAALLTKMRWYGKRFVDAEHVEPLLCRDEDGTVFSYEEMGLATLREVVHRGKQSTAMVYDQLPIIDHFRRLTDNVLLCVMDKKESPTDFFFHLTRVPASPPRPSR is encoded by the coding sequence GTGAACACTGCGCGGCCGCTCGGCCACCCTCCCCGGGAGATCGTCTCCATAGCGGAGACATGCTCCGCCGCATTGCAGAGCATGCCGCGACTGGAGATCTGGCTTAAAGAGCTCGGGCTGCCCGTGGACCCCGCGCTGGTTCCCCTGATGTGCCTTCAGACGGCGTTCTTCACCCCTTGGCTGCCTCCGGAGACCTGCTACCGGATGGCCCGGCTCACGGTCTGGCTGATGGCGATCGACAACGTCCTGGACGCACCGGACGCACCGGACGCGGCGACTTGCGGCCCGGACGGGACCCCGACCCGCGTCCGGGCCTGGCACCGGGTCCTCGCGGGGCACGACAACGACGGCGACAGCGACGGCGACCGCGCGGGCGTCAGCGACGACCCCATCGCGCGCGCTCTGGCGGAGATCGCCCGGGACCTGGACCGCGAGGGCCGACCCGAACTTACCGCCGTCTGGCGGAAAAGCATGCATCAGACGCTCATCGGCATGCAGTGGGAACGGGAGGCGGCCCGGACAGCGGCCGCCGGTGGTGGCGTCACCGGGCTGACGGACTATCTACGGCACGGCGCCTGGACCATCGGCGTCGAACAACAGGTCACCGCGCTGTGGGCCCTCATGGACGAGCCGGGGCTGTCCCGGCGTCTTCCCCTGCTGCTCGACGCGCTGCGCCAGGCCGCGACCGCCATCCGCCTGCTCAACGATCTGCGCGGCCACCAACGGGAACAGTCCGAGGGGAAGTCCGACGCGCTCGCGTTCGGCCTGACCGAGCAGGAGGTGTACCGGCGCGCCGAGGCAGGGCTCGAAAACTGCCGGCGGGCTCTGGCTCCGCTCACCGCGGCCGGGTACGGTTCCGCGGTGGCACTGGAGCGGGTGGCGCTCTGGCATGCGCGGATGTACCACCACTTCGATCCCGTACGGCCCGGCCAGGAGGTCACCGCACCCCTGCCGGGCGGATCGGGCAGCGCCGCCCCCGTCCGGCACTCACCATTCGTCCCCCAACCGAGGGAGGCCCCGGCCATGAGCATTGAGCAGGAGGTTCTGGACGTCATCGCGTCCGGAGGGCAGTGCGACAACGCGAAGCTGACGGAGCTGTTCGACCGGCTCGAACCGGTCGACACCGATCTCCTCATCGGTACCTGGCAGGGCGGCGCGTTCGAGCACACCAGTGAGAACGCCGCGCTGCTGACGAAGATGCGGTGGTACGGGAAGCGGTTCGTCGACGCCGAGCACGTGGAGCCGCTGCTGTGCCGCGACGAGGACGGGACGGTCTTCTCGTACGAGGAGATGGGCCTCGCCACGTTGCGTGAGGTCGTCCACCGCGGCAAGCAGTCCACGGCGATGGTCTACGACCAGCTGCCCATCATCGACCATTTCCGCCGGCTGACCGACAACGTCCTGCTGTGCGTGATGGACAAGAAGGAATCTCCCACGGATTTCTTCTTCCACCTCACCCGGGTACCCGCATCGCCGCCCCGGCCATCCAGGTAG